One window of the Salminus brasiliensis chromosome 1, fSalBra1.hap2, whole genome shotgun sequence genome contains the following:
- the rnf214 gene encoding RING finger protein 214 isoform X3 has product MESEVQTDWSLSLEDDLVADCRGNIPVCASLWAAPAPAATLWAVPGHVRGQSPVADQEALLFGHEFDIMPTNTETKDFDIQHTINEYSARLAQQYESLVRQGDADETEHALHVESLKKMRDEKQQNYQLLISKIESLHVKLDLNSSKTTRKNFTVKLEELTTEKERLAEGKKRLAQEFEEADRKLKLLIEEQNNDKVSWEQEIADLQTEHERLSKQVEEASQIALKDEIAVLESERELAISQIEDWIAEAEKYIGTLWSPQHARQRHEWEKNILIVRNSLSSLQNTYNENLKLLQNGQQLDSLPPVSLPPLPNVPSIELFMSAPRNSMHVPYYSSPMIRIPPPTTLPEFPPGSVPIHRPTSPLPTVSSQSLPAPTVAASSYAAGPKPKLTMPTVFPSHLSFRMPTMPAVPSMPLPHTSPHAHSMYGLPHTIAPTSTYGATGPAHVSMAMTHAAAPMATAALPQGTLSFAPIRNASPQTVPSNPPPAGKLDKVLERLGTHFPQCTRTQLTGVLQQIKSERGTMAGLSMDEVIQQVSQKLAQNDRPAPGPIAPPSGSRGFAALPRPIQRTVVQPHPMRPPFQAPSVSVFQPKPSQAPPIRKLCLMCQNHVEPGTQYNTNCPHTLHKECISVWLQSSKDHSCPFCPSK; this is encoded by the exons ATGGAGAGTGAGGTGCAGACGGACTGGAGCTTGTCGTTAGAAGACGACTTAGTCGC TGATTGCAGGGGTAATATCCCTGTGTGCGCCTCTCTGTGGGCAGCCCCTGCTCCAGCAGCCACACTGTGGGCAGTTCCGGGGCATGTACGAGGTCAGTCTCCAGTGGCCGATCAGGAAGCGTTGTTGTTTGGCCACGAATTCGACATCATGCCGACCAACACAGAAACGAAGGACTTTGACATACAG caCACTATAAATGAGTACAGTGCCAGGCTGGCTCAACAGTACGAGTCTCTGGTCAGGCAGGGCGATGCTGACGAAACTGAACATGCCCTCCACGTTGAGAGTCTGAAGAAGATGAGGGATGAAAAGCAACAGAATTACCAG CTTCTCATTAGCAAGATTGAGTCTCTACACGTGAAGCTGGACCTGAACAGCAGTAAGACCACCCGAAAAAACTTCACTGTTAAGCTCGAAGAACTGACCACAGAGAAGGAGCGACTGGCAGAAGGGAAGAAAAG aTTGGCTCAGGAGTTTGAGGAAGCagacagaaagctgaagctgctTATTGAGGAACAAAACAACGATAA GGTTTCATGGGAACAAGAGATAGCAGATTTGCAGACCGAACATGAGAGGCTTTCTAAACAAGTTGAGGAAGCCAGCCAGATCGCCCTAAAGGATGAG ATAGCTGTGctagagtctgagagagagctGGCGATTTCTCAGATAGAAGACTGGATTGCAgaagctgaaaaatatattggAACACTCTG GTCGCCACAGCATGCCAGGCAGCGGCACGAGTGGGAAAAAAATATACTAATTGTCCGGAACAGCCTGTCTAGTCTACAG AATACGTACAATGAAAACCTTAAGCTACTACAAAACGGACAGCAACTGGACAGTTTACCCCCAGTCTCTCTGCCACCTCTCCCTAATGTGCCCTCA ATTGAGTTGTTTATGAGTGCTCCTAGAAATTCTATGCATGTGCCATATTACAGTAGTCCTATGATTCGCATCCCTCCCCCCACCACGTTGCCTGAATTTCCTCCCGGTAGTGTTCCAATCCATAGACCTACCTCTCCGCTCCCCACAGTTTCGTCCCAAAGCCTTCCAGCTCCCACCGTGGCCGCTTCATCATACGCAGCTGGACCCAAGCCCAAACTGACCATGCCCACCGTTTTCCCTTCTCATCTCTCCTTCCGTATGCCCACCATGCCTGCTGTGCCTTCTATGCCTTTACCTCACACCTCGCCCCACGCTCATTCCATGTATGGCTTACCACACACTATTGCACCCACCAGTACCTATGGAGCCACTGGACCTGCTCATGTCTCCATGGCAATGACTCATGCAGCTGCTCCCATGGCAACAGCAGCACTGCCTCAGGGGACCCTCTCATTCGCTCCCATCCGGAACGCTTCCCCCCAGACAGTCCCATCCAACCCACCACCTGCAGGCAAGCTGGACAAGGTGCTGGAGAGACTGGGCAcgcatttcccacaatgcaccag AACTCAGCTGACAGGTGTGCTGCAGCAGATTAAGAGTGAGCGTGGCACCATGGCAGGTCTGTCCATGGATGAAGTCATACAACAGGTGTCCCAGAAACTGGCACAGAATGATCGCCCG GCTCCAGGCCCTATAGCTCCTCCGTCTGGATCCCGAGGCTTTGCTGCACTTCCCCGCCCAATCCAGAGGACTGTAGTCCAGCCCCACCCTATGCGGCCCCCTTTTCAAGCCCCCAGCGTCTCAGTTTTCCAGCCAAAACCTTCACAG GCTCCACCCATACGTAAGCTGTGTTTAATGTGCCAGAACCATGTAGAACCTGGAACGCAATACAACACAAACTGCCCCCACACGCTACACAAAGAG tgCATCAGTGTGTGGCTGCAGTCCAGCAAGGACCACTCCTGCCCTTTCTGTCccagtaaataa
- the LOC140574368 gene encoding apolipoprotein A-I-like translates to MQEDWSPAPSHTHTQWPAYINPPPLVLIVTHQSTTSKVRTTSTMKVVALALTLLLALGSQARSLQADAPTQLEHYKAAALVYLNQVKDHATKALGHLEGTDYDLYKQKLTESLDNLQQYAETASHSLTPYTAHLATSTKQVREHILSELEGLRSQLEPHRAELRQVIEKHLEEYRKKLGPIFQEYISDNQKELGALRHKLQPALEELKQKVETNFEETKSKLVPIVEAVRTKMSKQLEDLRNLANPYAEEYKEHVLKAVEDVKEKLAPHTTDLQGQLEPYLETALAFFKNTFSALQN, encoded by the exons ATGCAGGAGGACTGGAGTCCAGCTCcatcacacacccacacacagtggcCGGCCTATATAAACCCACCTCCCCTGGTGCTTATTGTCACTCACCAGAGCACCACCTCTAAGGTAAGAAC AACCTCAACCATGAAAGTTGTGGCTCTTGCACTGACCCTCCTCCTGGCCTTGG GCTCCCAGGCCCGTTCCCTGCAGGCCGATGCTCCCACCCAACTGGAGCACTACAAGGCAGCTGCCCTGGTCTATCTGAACCAAGTGAAGGATCATGCTACAAAGGCCCTTGGGCACCTCGAAGGAACTGACTATGACCTGTACAA gCAGAAGTTGACTGAGAGCCTGGACAACCTCCAGCAGTACGCAGAGACCGCTTCCCACTCCCTGACCCCCTACACCGCACACCTCGCTACAAGCACCAAGCAGGTGCGCGAGCACATCCTGTCTGAGCTGGAGGGTCTGCGCTCCCAGTTGGAGCCACACCGTGCTGAGCTGCGGCAAGTCATCGAGAAGCACCTGGAGGAGTACCGCAAGAAACTTGGCCCGATCTTCCAGGAGTATATCTCCGACAACCAGAAGGAGCTGGGGGCCCTGCGCCACAAGCTGCAGCCCGctctggaggagctgaagcagaaggtGGAGACCAACTTCGAGGAGACCAAGTCCAAGCTGGTGCCCATTGTGGAAGCTGTACGTACTAAGATGAGCAAGCAGCTGGAGGACCTCAGAAACCTGGCTAACCCCTACGCCGAGGAGTACAAGGAGCATGTGCTGAAGGCTGTTGAGGACGTGAAGGAGAAGCTGGCCCCCCACACCACTGATCTACAGGGACAACTTGAGCCCTACCTGGAGACCGCATTGGCCTTCTTCAAGAACACCTTTTCAGCACTCCAAAACTGA
- the rnf214 gene encoding RING finger protein 214 isoform X2 — translation MESEVQTDWSLSLEDDLVAGNIPVCASLWAAPAPAATLWAVPGHVRGQSPVADQEALLFGHEFDIMPTNTETKDFDIQTEDWTEEKASGTNDDWESAMHTINEYSARLAQQYESLVRQGDADETEHALHVESLKKMRDEKQQNYQLLISKIESLHVKLDLNSSKTTRKNFTVKLEELTTEKERLAEGKKRLAQEFEEADRKLKLLIEEQNNDKVSWEQEIADLQTEHERLSKQVEEASQIALKDEIAVLESERELAISQIEDWIAEAEKYIGTLWSPQHARQRHEWEKNILIVRNSLSSLQNTYNENLKLLQNGQQLDSLPPVSLPPLPNVPSIELFMSAPRNSMHVPYYSSPMIRIPPPTTLPEFPPGSVPIHRPTSPLPTVSSQSLPAPTVAASSYAAGPKPKLTMPTVFPSHLSFRMPTMPAVPSMPLPHTSPHAHSMYGLPHTIAPTSTYGATGPAHVSMAMTHAAAPMATAALPQGTLSFAPIRNASPQTVPSNPPPAGKLDKVLERLGTHFPQCTRTQLTGVLQQIKSERGTMAGLSMDEVIQQVSQKLAQNDRPAPGPIAPPSGSRGFAALPRPIQRTVVQPHPMRPPFQAPSVSVFQPKPSQAPPIRKLCLMCQNHVEPGTQYNTNCPHTLHKECISVWLQSSKDHSCPFCPSK, via the exons ATGGAGAGTGAGGTGCAGACGGACTGGAGCTTGTCGTTAGAAGACGACTTAGTCGC GGGTAATATCCCTGTGTGCGCCTCTCTGTGGGCAGCCCCTGCTCCAGCAGCCACACTGTGGGCAGTTCCGGGGCATGTACGAGGTCAGTCTCCAGTGGCCGATCAGGAAGCGTTGTTGTTTGGCCACGAATTCGACATCATGCCGACCAACACAGAAACGAAGGACTTTGACATACAG ACTGAGGACTGGACAGAGGAGAAAGCCTCCGGCACTAATGATGACTGGGAGTCTGCCATG caCACTATAAATGAGTACAGTGCCAGGCTGGCTCAACAGTACGAGTCTCTGGTCAGGCAGGGCGATGCTGACGAAACTGAACATGCCCTCCACGTTGAGAGTCTGAAGAAGATGAGGGATGAAAAGCAACAGAATTACCAG CTTCTCATTAGCAAGATTGAGTCTCTACACGTGAAGCTGGACCTGAACAGCAGTAAGACCACCCGAAAAAACTTCACTGTTAAGCTCGAAGAACTGACCACAGAGAAGGAGCGACTGGCAGAAGGGAAGAAAAG aTTGGCTCAGGAGTTTGAGGAAGCagacagaaagctgaagctgctTATTGAGGAACAAAACAACGATAA GGTTTCATGGGAACAAGAGATAGCAGATTTGCAGACCGAACATGAGAGGCTTTCTAAACAAGTTGAGGAAGCCAGCCAGATCGCCCTAAAGGATGAG ATAGCTGTGctagagtctgagagagagctGGCGATTTCTCAGATAGAAGACTGGATTGCAgaagctgaaaaatatattggAACACTCTG GTCGCCACAGCATGCCAGGCAGCGGCACGAGTGGGAAAAAAATATACTAATTGTCCGGAACAGCCTGTCTAGTCTACAG AATACGTACAATGAAAACCTTAAGCTACTACAAAACGGACAGCAACTGGACAGTTTACCCCCAGTCTCTCTGCCACCTCTCCCTAATGTGCCCTCA ATTGAGTTGTTTATGAGTGCTCCTAGAAATTCTATGCATGTGCCATATTACAGTAGTCCTATGATTCGCATCCCTCCCCCCACCACGTTGCCTGAATTTCCTCCCGGTAGTGTTCCAATCCATAGACCTACCTCTCCGCTCCCCACAGTTTCGTCCCAAAGCCTTCCAGCTCCCACCGTGGCCGCTTCATCATACGCAGCTGGACCCAAGCCCAAACTGACCATGCCCACCGTTTTCCCTTCTCATCTCTCCTTCCGTATGCCCACCATGCCTGCTGTGCCTTCTATGCCTTTACCTCACACCTCGCCCCACGCTCATTCCATGTATGGCTTACCACACACTATTGCACCCACCAGTACCTATGGAGCCACTGGACCTGCTCATGTCTCCATGGCAATGACTCATGCAGCTGCTCCCATGGCAACAGCAGCACTGCCTCAGGGGACCCTCTCATTCGCTCCCATCCGGAACGCTTCCCCCCAGACAGTCCCATCCAACCCACCACCTGCAGGCAAGCTGGACAAGGTGCTGGAGAGACTGGGCAcgcatttcccacaatgcaccag AACTCAGCTGACAGGTGTGCTGCAGCAGATTAAGAGTGAGCGTGGCACCATGGCAGGTCTGTCCATGGATGAAGTCATACAACAGGTGTCCCAGAAACTGGCACAGAATGATCGCCCG GCTCCAGGCCCTATAGCTCCTCCGTCTGGATCCCGAGGCTTTGCTGCACTTCCCCGCCCAATCCAGAGGACTGTAGTCCAGCCCCACCCTATGCGGCCCCCTTTTCAAGCCCCCAGCGTCTCAGTTTTCCAGCCAAAACCTTCACAG GCTCCACCCATACGTAAGCTGTGTTTAATGTGCCAGAACCATGTAGAACCTGGAACGCAATACAACACAAACTGCCCCCACACGCTACACAAAGAG tgCATCAGTGTGTGGCTGCAGTCCAGCAAGGACCACTCCTGCCCTTTCTGTCccagtaaataa
- the rnf214 gene encoding RING finger protein 214 isoform X1, with the protein MESEVQTDWSLSLEDDLVADCRGNIPVCASLWAAPAPAATLWAVPGHVRGQSPVADQEALLFGHEFDIMPTNTETKDFDIQTEDWTEEKASGTNDDWESAMHTINEYSARLAQQYESLVRQGDADETEHALHVESLKKMRDEKQQNYQLLISKIESLHVKLDLNSSKTTRKNFTVKLEELTTEKERLAEGKKRLAQEFEEADRKLKLLIEEQNNDKVSWEQEIADLQTEHERLSKQVEEASQIALKDEIAVLESERELAISQIEDWIAEAEKYIGTLWSPQHARQRHEWEKNILIVRNSLSSLQNTYNENLKLLQNGQQLDSLPPVSLPPLPNVPSIELFMSAPRNSMHVPYYSSPMIRIPPPTTLPEFPPGSVPIHRPTSPLPTVSSQSLPAPTVAASSYAAGPKPKLTMPTVFPSHLSFRMPTMPAVPSMPLPHTSPHAHSMYGLPHTIAPTSTYGATGPAHVSMAMTHAAAPMATAALPQGTLSFAPIRNASPQTVPSNPPPAGKLDKVLERLGTHFPQCTRTQLTGVLQQIKSERGTMAGLSMDEVIQQVSQKLAQNDRPAPGPIAPPSGSRGFAALPRPIQRTVVQPHPMRPPFQAPSVSVFQPKPSQAPPIRKLCLMCQNHVEPGTQYNTNCPHTLHKECISVWLQSSKDHSCPFCPSK; encoded by the exons ATGGAGAGTGAGGTGCAGACGGACTGGAGCTTGTCGTTAGAAGACGACTTAGTCGC TGATTGCAGGGGTAATATCCCTGTGTGCGCCTCTCTGTGGGCAGCCCCTGCTCCAGCAGCCACACTGTGGGCAGTTCCGGGGCATGTACGAGGTCAGTCTCCAGTGGCCGATCAGGAAGCGTTGTTGTTTGGCCACGAATTCGACATCATGCCGACCAACACAGAAACGAAGGACTTTGACATACAG ACTGAGGACTGGACAGAGGAGAAAGCCTCCGGCACTAATGATGACTGGGAGTCTGCCATG caCACTATAAATGAGTACAGTGCCAGGCTGGCTCAACAGTACGAGTCTCTGGTCAGGCAGGGCGATGCTGACGAAACTGAACATGCCCTCCACGTTGAGAGTCTGAAGAAGATGAGGGATGAAAAGCAACAGAATTACCAG CTTCTCATTAGCAAGATTGAGTCTCTACACGTGAAGCTGGACCTGAACAGCAGTAAGACCACCCGAAAAAACTTCACTGTTAAGCTCGAAGAACTGACCACAGAGAAGGAGCGACTGGCAGAAGGGAAGAAAAG aTTGGCTCAGGAGTTTGAGGAAGCagacagaaagctgaagctgctTATTGAGGAACAAAACAACGATAA GGTTTCATGGGAACAAGAGATAGCAGATTTGCAGACCGAACATGAGAGGCTTTCTAAACAAGTTGAGGAAGCCAGCCAGATCGCCCTAAAGGATGAG ATAGCTGTGctagagtctgagagagagctGGCGATTTCTCAGATAGAAGACTGGATTGCAgaagctgaaaaatatattggAACACTCTG GTCGCCACAGCATGCCAGGCAGCGGCACGAGTGGGAAAAAAATATACTAATTGTCCGGAACAGCCTGTCTAGTCTACAG AATACGTACAATGAAAACCTTAAGCTACTACAAAACGGACAGCAACTGGACAGTTTACCCCCAGTCTCTCTGCCACCTCTCCCTAATGTGCCCTCA ATTGAGTTGTTTATGAGTGCTCCTAGAAATTCTATGCATGTGCCATATTACAGTAGTCCTATGATTCGCATCCCTCCCCCCACCACGTTGCCTGAATTTCCTCCCGGTAGTGTTCCAATCCATAGACCTACCTCTCCGCTCCCCACAGTTTCGTCCCAAAGCCTTCCAGCTCCCACCGTGGCCGCTTCATCATACGCAGCTGGACCCAAGCCCAAACTGACCATGCCCACCGTTTTCCCTTCTCATCTCTCCTTCCGTATGCCCACCATGCCTGCTGTGCCTTCTATGCCTTTACCTCACACCTCGCCCCACGCTCATTCCATGTATGGCTTACCACACACTATTGCACCCACCAGTACCTATGGAGCCACTGGACCTGCTCATGTCTCCATGGCAATGACTCATGCAGCTGCTCCCATGGCAACAGCAGCACTGCCTCAGGGGACCCTCTCATTCGCTCCCATCCGGAACGCTTCCCCCCAGACAGTCCCATCCAACCCACCACCTGCAGGCAAGCTGGACAAGGTGCTGGAGAGACTGGGCAcgcatttcccacaatgcaccag AACTCAGCTGACAGGTGTGCTGCAGCAGATTAAGAGTGAGCGTGGCACCATGGCAGGTCTGTCCATGGATGAAGTCATACAACAGGTGTCCCAGAAACTGGCACAGAATGATCGCCCG GCTCCAGGCCCTATAGCTCCTCCGTCTGGATCCCGAGGCTTTGCTGCACTTCCCCGCCCAATCCAGAGGACTGTAGTCCAGCCCCACCCTATGCGGCCCCCTTTTCAAGCCCCCAGCGTCTCAGTTTTCCAGCCAAAACCTTCACAG GCTCCACCCATACGTAAGCTGTGTTTAATGTGCCAGAACCATGTAGAACCTGGAACGCAATACAACACAAACTGCCCCCACACGCTACACAAAGAG tgCATCAGTGTGTGGCTGCAGTCCAGCAAGGACCACTCCTGCCCTTTCTGTCccagtaaataa